Proteins from a single region of Bradyrhizobium diazoefficiens:
- a CDS encoding DUF87 domain-containing protein, which translates to MTSFGRVISVRGSLARVGLLAESQMPVSEVRATVGRFVSIRCASSVIVAMITEVSCENLSSSDDYIAIASVDLLGEILNAADKAKFQRGVTNYPTIGDSVDLITSQELRTIYAPTGSDQINVGFLQQDRSVIAYVDIEEMLSKHFAVLGSTGVGKSTGVSLLLNEILKARPNLRIFLLDVHNEYGRCFGDRALVLNPRNLKLPFWLFNFEEIVDVLFGGRAGVPEELDILAEVIPIAKGVYTQYQNADRIGLKRIDPKQIGYTVDTPVPYRLVDLMSLIDERMGKLENRSSRIIYHKLISRIEAVRNDPRYAFMFDNANVGGDTMAEVISHLFRLPANGKPMTVMQLAGFPAEVIDSVVSVLCRMAFDFGLWSDGVSPMLFVCEEAHRYASADRNVGFGPTRKAVSRIAKEGRKYGVYLGLITQRPAELDATIISQCNTLFTMRLANERDQALLRAAVSDAAANLLSFVPSLGTREVLAFGEGVALPTRLRFKEVPPHQLPRGEATISSVPSVSAGHDMHFVGAVLERWRGATSQRDVPNDPMFSAPPAKTLTTAEAPMLQPSMGLDPDRFSLLKKPLR; encoded by the coding sequence GTGACATCCTTTGGACGCGTGATTTCGGTACGCGGATCGCTCGCTCGGGTCGGGCTTCTGGCGGAAAGCCAGATGCCGGTCTCGGAGGTTCGGGCGACCGTCGGCCGTTTCGTCAGCATCCGCTGCGCCAGCTCGGTCATCGTCGCGATGATCACCGAGGTGTCCTGCGAGAATTTGTCGAGCAGCGACGATTATATTGCTATCGCCTCGGTCGACCTGCTCGGTGAGATCCTCAATGCTGCCGATAAGGCCAAATTCCAGCGCGGCGTCACCAATTATCCGACCATCGGCGATTCCGTCGACCTGATCACGAGCCAGGAACTGCGCACGATCTACGCGCCGACCGGATCGGACCAGATCAATGTCGGCTTCCTCCAGCAGGACCGGTCCGTCATCGCCTATGTCGATATCGAGGAAATGCTGTCCAAGCACTTTGCAGTGCTGGGATCGACCGGCGTCGGTAAATCGACCGGCGTGTCGCTGCTCCTGAACGAAATCCTCAAGGCGCGGCCGAACCTGCGGATCTTCCTGCTCGACGTCCACAACGAATATGGCCGCTGCTTCGGCGACCGCGCGCTGGTGCTCAACCCGCGAAACCTGAAGCTTCCATTCTGGCTGTTCAATTTCGAGGAAATCGTCGACGTGCTGTTCGGCGGCCGCGCCGGCGTGCCCGAAGAGCTCGACATCCTCGCCGAAGTCATCCCGATCGCCAAGGGCGTCTACACCCAGTACCAGAACGCCGACCGCATCGGCCTCAAGCGCATCGACCCCAAGCAGATCGGCTACACCGTCGACACGCCGGTGCCGTACCGCCTGGTCGACCTGATGTCGCTGATCGACGAGCGCATGGGCAAGCTGGAGAACCGCTCCTCGCGCATTATTTATCATAAGCTGATCTCGCGCATCGAGGCCGTGCGCAACGACCCGCGCTACGCCTTCATGTTCGACAACGCCAATGTCGGCGGCGACACCATGGCCGAGGTGATCAGCCATCTGTTCCGCCTGCCCGCCAACGGCAAGCCGATGACGGTGATGCAGCTCGCCGGCTTCCCGGCGGAAGTGATCGATTCCGTCGTCTCGGTGCTGTGCCGCATGGCGTTCGATTTCGGCCTTTGGAGCGACGGCGTGTCGCCGATGCTGTTCGTCTGTGAAGAGGCCCACCGCTACGCCTCCGCCGATCGCAATGTCGGCTTCGGGCCGACCCGCAAGGCTGTGTCGCGCATCGCCAAGGAAGGCCGCAAATACGGCGTCTATCTCGGATTGATCACCCAGCGCCCGGCAGAGCTCGACGCCACCATCATCTCCCAGTGCAACACGCTGTTCACGATGCGTCTTGCCAACGAACGCGACCAGGCGCTGCTGCGCGCCGCGGTGTCGGATGCGGCCGCGAACTTGCTGTCCTTCGTGCCGTCACTGGGCACCCGCGAAGTGCTGGCGTTCGGTGAAGGCGTCGCGCTGCCGACGCGGCTGCGCTTCAAGGAAGTGCCGCCGCACCAATTGCCGCGCGGCGAAGCCACTATCTCGAGCGTACCCTCAGTCAGTGCCGGCCACGATATGCATTTCGTCGGCGCCGTGCTCGAGCGCTGGCGCGGTGCCACCTCGCAGCGCGACGTGCCGAACGACCCAATGTTCTCGGCGCCGCCTGCCAAGACGCTCACCACCGCCGAAGCGCCGATGCTGCAGCCGTCGATGGGGCTGGATCCGGACCGCTTCTCGCTGCTGAAGAAGCCGCTGCGGTAG
- a CDS encoding catechol 2,3-dioxygenase, with the protein MQPEPILDLAHLGHMELLTPKPDESLKFFVDVMGMTVSGQKGESVYLRGWDDYERYSLKLTASKTSGMEHMALRARSQQALERRAAALKGSGFDIGWIDGDMGQGPTFRCRDPDGHVVELYYETEWYQAPAELRPALKNQAQRFPARGVNVRRLDHLNCLAVDIKANREFFENYLGCRLTEQIVLNDGREAAMWLTMSNKSYDFAYSLDHSGTPGRFHHVTYALDSREEILRAADIFLENGIHIETGPHKHAIQQTFFLYVYEPGGNRVEVANAGARLILAPDWKPIVWTEEERKKGQAWGLKTIESFHTHGTPPVEHK; encoded by the coding sequence ATGCAACCCGAACCGATCCTCGATCTCGCCCATCTCGGCCACATGGAACTGCTGACGCCGAAGCCCGACGAGAGCCTGAAATTCTTCGTCGACGTCATGGGGATGACCGTGAGCGGACAAAAGGGCGAGTCCGTGTATTTGCGCGGCTGGGACGACTACGAGCGCTACTCGTTGAAGCTCACGGCATCGAAGACGTCAGGCATGGAGCATATGGCACTGCGCGCGCGCAGCCAGCAGGCGCTGGAGCGTCGCGCTGCCGCGCTGAAGGGTTCCGGCTTCGACATCGGTTGGATCGATGGCGACATGGGGCAGGGGCCGACGTTCCGCTGCCGCGACCCCGATGGCCACGTCGTCGAACTCTATTATGAGACCGAATGGTATCAGGCGCCGGCCGAGCTGAGGCCCGCGCTCAAGAACCAGGCGCAGCGCTTTCCGGCCCGCGGCGTCAATGTCCGCCGCCTCGACCACCTCAACTGCCTCGCGGTCGACATCAAAGCGAACCGCGAGTTCTTCGAGAATTATCTCGGCTGCCGCCTCACCGAGCAGATCGTGCTCAATGACGGCCGTGAAGCGGCGATGTGGCTGACGATGTCGAACAAGAGCTACGATTTCGCCTATTCGCTCGATCATTCCGGCACGCCGGGCCGCTTTCACCACGTCACCTACGCCCTCGACAGCCGCGAGGAGATTCTTCGCGCCGCCGACATTTTCCTGGAGAACGGCATTCACATCGAGACCGGGCCGCACAAGCATGCGATCCAGCAGACTTTCTTCCTTTACGTCTACGAGCCCGGCGGCAACCGCGTCGAAGTCGCCAATGCCGGCGCGCGCCTCATCCTCGCGCCGGACTGGAAGCCGATCGTGTGGACCGAGGAAGAGCGCAAGAAGGGCCAGGCCTGGGGGCTGAAGACGATCGAGTCGTTCCACACCCACGGCACCCCGCCGGTGGAGCACAAATAG
- a CDS encoding molybdopterin cofactor-binding domain-containing protein, whose product MASLFSNGAERGSLVVVRTVDEVTSETFVRITADGSVTAYNGHVDLGTGIRTALGQIVAEELDVSFARVIVVLGDSAVVPNQGATIASETIQITAVPLRKAAAQARQFLSARAAERLDLPESELKIEDGLVRGHNRSVSYGELIGGETIRLELADDVQVKAVGDYAIVGQSVPRVDLPAKATGELTFVHDIRVPGMLHGRVVRPPYSGIDAGPFVGSSLIGVDESSARDIPGLVAVVRIGDFVGVVAEREENAIRAAEQLAVSWRPTSALTDLADVETALRANPSTPRTLIDKGNVDAAIAGAAKPMQRTYVWPYQMHASIGPSCAVADFQNGNIRVWSGTQNPHVLRSDLALLIERPESEIDVIRLEAAGCYGRNCADDVTADALLLSRAVGRPVRVQLTREQEHAWEPKGTAQLIDVNGGLDADGGVAAYDLATRYPSNAAPTLALLLTGRISPEPAVLQMGDRTAIPPYDYEHMRVVAHDMAPIVRASWFRGVSALPNTFAHESYIDEAATEASVDPIEYRLRYLKDQRAVDLVNAVAERAGWTPRPVREEKDGEIVHGRGFAYALYVHSKFPGYGAAWSAWVADVAVNKTNGDVSVTRVVAGQDSGLMINPNGVRHQIHGNVIQSTSRALMEEVSFERGAVAAREWGAYPIIPFADVPKIDVLLLPRPDQPPLGVGESASVPSAAAIANAIFDATGVRFREPPFTPERILRGLRGDAPATPQALPSPAASQPSRIWENPFAKRAGIFATVAAVCTAAIGIGAALLPGRAIAPIARPDASVYSAATIARGEQLAALGNCAVCHTTARGATNAGGRAIETPFGTIYSTNITPDVETGIGAWSYPAFERAMRDGIHRDGRQLYPVFPYTHFARTTDADLQALYAYLVAQPAVRATAPANRLAFPFNLRPLLAGWNALFPRPREIKPDAAKSEQWNRGAYLVESLGHCSACHSPRNALGAELRDAYLAGGFAEGWEAPPLTSVSHAPIPWSEDELFAYLRTGHSRYHGVAAGPMAPVVRDLTALPDHDLRAMAIYLNSFNAPTDRPAQDAIALKLENATQVTVSASTGARLYQGACAVCHEVGGLPLFGSRPSLALNSNLHSATSDNLVQVILHGIAEPVSSDLGYMPAFKNSMSDAQVKELVSFLRKQFAPDKPAWTDVKETIARARAAAN is encoded by the coding sequence ATGGCCTCTCTTTTTTCGAACGGAGCAGAGCGAGGCTCGCTCGTCGTCGTCCGCACGGTGGACGAGGTCACATCCGAGACCTTCGTCCGGATCACCGCGGACGGTTCGGTCACCGCCTATAACGGCCATGTCGATCTCGGCACCGGCATCCGCACCGCACTCGGCCAGATCGTCGCCGAAGAGCTGGATGTGTCCTTTGCCCGCGTTATCGTCGTGCTCGGCGATAGCGCTGTTGTGCCCAACCAGGGCGCGACGATTGCCAGCGAAACCATTCAGATCACCGCCGTCCCCCTGCGCAAGGCCGCAGCTCAGGCGCGCCAATTCCTGAGCGCGCGCGCGGCTGAGCGGCTGGATCTGCCGGAGAGCGAACTCAAGATCGAGGACGGCCTTGTCCGCGGCCACAACCGCAGCGTCAGCTATGGCGAATTGATCGGCGGCGAGACCATCCGCCTCGAGCTTGCCGATGACGTGCAGGTCAAGGCCGTCGGCGATTATGCCATCGTCGGCCAATCGGTGCCGCGCGTCGATCTTCCAGCGAAGGCCACGGGCGAGCTGACCTTCGTGCACGACATCCGCGTACCGGGCATGCTGCACGGCCGCGTGGTGCGCCCGCCCTACTCCGGCATCGACGCCGGCCCGTTTGTCGGCTCCAGCCTGATCGGGGTCGATGAATCCTCCGCGCGCGACATCCCCGGCCTCGTGGCCGTCGTGCGCATCGGCGATTTCGTCGGCGTGGTCGCCGAGCGCGAGGAGAATGCGATTCGCGCGGCAGAGCAGCTTGCAGTGAGCTGGAGGCCGACGTCGGCACTGACTGATCTCGCCGATGTCGAGACCGCGCTCCGCGCCAATCCCTCGACGCCGCGCACGCTGATCGACAAGGGCAACGTCGATGCCGCCATCGCCGGCGCTGCCAAGCCGATGCAACGCACCTATGTCTGGCCGTATCAGATGCATGCCTCGATCGGCCCGTCCTGCGCGGTCGCCGATTTTCAGAACGGCAATATCCGCGTCTGGTCCGGGACGCAGAACCCACACGTGCTGCGCAGCGACCTCGCGCTGCTGATCGAACGTCCCGAGAGCGAAATCGACGTCATCCGGCTGGAGGCCGCTGGCTGCTACGGCCGCAATTGCGCCGATGACGTTACTGCCGACGCCCTGCTGCTGTCGCGCGCGGTCGGCCGGCCCGTTCGCGTGCAGCTCACACGTGAGCAGGAGCACGCCTGGGAGCCCAAGGGCACCGCACAGCTCATCGACGTCAACGGCGGCCTCGACGCCGACGGCGGCGTTGCTGCTTACGACCTCGCCACGCGCTATCCTTCGAACGCCGCACCGACGCTGGCGCTGTTGCTGACCGGTCGGATCTCGCCCGAGCCGGCGGTGCTGCAGATGGGCGACCGCACCGCGATCCCGCCCTACGATTACGAGCACATGCGCGTCGTCGCGCACGACATGGCGCCCATCGTGCGCGCGTCCTGGTTTCGCGGCGTCTCGGCGCTGCCGAACACGTTTGCACATGAATCCTATATCGACGAGGCCGCGACCGAGGCCAGTGTCGACCCGATCGAGTACCGCCTGCGCTACCTGAAAGATCAGCGCGCGGTCGATCTCGTCAACGCGGTCGCCGAGCGCGCAGGCTGGACGCCGAGACCGGTCCGCGAGGAGAAAGACGGCGAGATCGTGCACGGGCGCGGTTTTGCCTATGCGCTCTACGTCCACAGCAAGTTTCCCGGCTACGGCGCGGCGTGGTCGGCCTGGGTCGCGGACGTCGCGGTGAACAAGACGAACGGCGACGTCAGCGTCACGCGCGTGGTTGCGGGGCAGGACTCCGGGTTGATGATCAATCCGAACGGCGTGCGGCACCAGATCCACGGCAATGTCATCCAGTCCACCAGCCGGGCGCTGATGGAGGAAGTTTCGTTCGAACGCGGCGCGGTGGCCGCCCGTGAATGGGGCGCCTACCCGATCATCCCTTTCGCCGACGTGCCCAAGATCGACGTCTTGTTGCTGCCACGGCCGGACCAGCCGCCGCTTGGCGTCGGCGAGTCCGCGTCGGTGCCGAGCGCGGCGGCAATTGCGAATGCGATCTTCGACGCAACAGGCGTGCGCTTCCGCGAGCCGCCGTTCACGCCGGAGCGTATCCTCAGGGGCTTGCGCGGAGACGCACCGGCCACGCCGCAGGCCCTGCCATCGCCGGCCGCGTCTCAGCCGTCTCGCATCTGGGAAAATCCGTTTGCCAAGCGCGCGGGCATCTTCGCCACGGTTGCGGCCGTCTGCACTGCCGCGATCGGCATCGGCGCCGCGCTCCTGCCCGGACGCGCAATTGCACCGATCGCGCGGCCCGACGCATCGGTTTATTCCGCCGCAACGATCGCCCGCGGCGAGCAATTGGCCGCACTCGGCAATTGTGCGGTGTGCCACACTACAGCCAGGGGCGCTACAAACGCCGGTGGTCGTGCGATCGAGACACCGTTCGGCACGATCTACAGCACCAACATCACGCCCGACGTCGAGACCGGCATCGGCGCATGGTCGTATCCCGCATTCGAGCGCGCGATGCGCGATGGCATCCATCGCGACGGGCGGCAGCTCTATCCGGTGTTTCCTTATACGCATTTCGCCAGGACCACGGACGCCGATCTTCAGGCGCTCTATGCCTATCTGGTCGCGCAACCCGCGGTGCGCGCGACAGCGCCCGCGAACAGGCTCGCCTTCCCGTTCAATCTGCGGCCGCTGCTGGCGGGATGGAATGCGCTGTTCCCTCGGCCGCGCGAGATCAAGCCCGATGCCGCCAAATCCGAGCAATGGAATCGCGGCGCTTATCTCGTCGAGAGCCTCGGCCATTGCAGCGCCTGCCATTCGCCGCGCAATGCGCTCGGCGCCGAACTGCGCGACGCCTATCTCGCCGGCGGATTTGCGGAAGGTTGGGAAGCGCCGCCGCTGACCTCGGTTTCGCATGCGCCGATCCCGTGGAGCGAGGACGAGCTCTTCGCATATTTGCGCACCGGCCATTCGCGCTATCATGGCGTCGCCGCGGGCCCGATGGCTCCGGTCGTCAGGGATCTCACCGCTCTCCCCGACCACGATCTCCGCGCGATGGCCATCTACCTCAACTCGTTCAACGCCCCGACCGACCGGCCAGCGCAGGATGCGATCGCTCTGAAGCTCGAGAACGCAACACAAGTCACTGTCAGCGCGTCAACTGGCGCGCGACTCTATCAAGGCGCCTGCGCCGTCTGCCACGAAGTCGGCGGCCTGCCGCTGTTCGGCAGCCGGCCCTCGCTCGCGCTCAACAGCAATCTGCACAGCGCGACATCGGACAATCTCGTGCAGGTCATTCTGCACGGCATTGCCGAGCCCGTCTCCAGCGATCTCGGCTACATGCCGGCGTTCAAAAACAGCATGAGCGACGCGCAGGTCAAGGAACTCGTCAGCTTCCTGCGCAAGCAGTTCGCGCCCGATAAGCCGGCGTGGACCGACGTCAAGGAAACGATCGCGCGGGCGAGAGCCGCTGCGAATTGA
- a CDS encoding (2Fe-2S)-binding protein yields MTQTPIRFTVNGRIHDVTAERQTPLLYVLRNDLQLNGPKYGCGLGECGTCTVLIDGTAARSCVIPVSGCTGRDIVTLEGLGTRDKPDVVQQAFIDEQAAQCGYCLNGMIMTTKALLAINPQPSEQQALAALRYNLCRCGTHIEILRAVMRASGQLAEAGD; encoded by the coding sequence ATGACGCAAACACCGATCCGCTTCACCGTGAACGGCAGGATCCACGACGTCACGGCAGAGCGCCAGACGCCGCTGCTTTATGTGCTGCGCAACGACCTGCAGCTCAACGGCCCGAAATATGGTTGCGGCCTCGGTGAATGCGGCACCTGCACTGTCCTGATCGACGGCACGGCGGCGCGGTCTTGCGTGATTCCGGTCAGCGGCTGCACCGGGCGCGACATCGTGACGCTCGAAGGCCTCGGCACGCGCGACAAGCCCGACGTCGTGCAGCAGGCCTTTATCGATGAGCAGGCCGCGCAATGCGGCTACTGCCTCAACGGCATGATCATGACCACCAAGGCGCTGCTCGCGATCAACCCGCAGCCATCAGAGCAGCAGGCGCTCGCGGCGCTGCGCTACAATCTCTGCCGCTGCGGCACCCATATCGAAATCCTGCGCGCCGTGATGCGTGCATCGGGCCAGCTCGCCGAGGCCGGTGATTGA